Within the Opitutaceae bacterium TAV5 genome, the region CCACGCACTCAATCTGTAATTGCATCAACCGGCGATAAATCACGTAGCCGGTCGGCCCCGCCTCGTAGGCCACGTGCAATGCCCCGCCGTCCGATCCGATCTTCCTTAACGCCTTCTCTATGGCGTGCAAATCATTGCTGATCTGCCCGTAAAGGCGAACCTCGCCCTCGCGGCCGCCATCGGCCACCGCCACCATCACTGTATCTTTGTGGACATCCAGTCCAACATAGTGCTCTGTCTTTCTCATGCGCTTGTCCTCGTTTTCAGGTTGTTTGGGTTATACTCTCAGCCTTGTGGATAGGCCCCGCTTCCCGGGGCAACCCACGCTTAGGGGACAAGCGCTTCCTTTTACAGATCGCTCTTGCCCTCAGCTATAATGTCTAGGCAAGATCATGATCCAATGAATCCACAGTCATTTGTTATATTACCGATTATTGCGGGGACAATCGTCACTTTGATGCCTGCATTATACTTTGTTATATCTTCATAAAAGATGAAAAATAAGGAGATTTCATTATGACGGAAAAAGAAAAATCGCATGCTGGAATGTTATATCAGCCCGGTGACCCTGAGCTTGTATCAGATCGTGACATTACCATCAAAAAGCTGTATAATTACAATAAATTGAATCCACTCGACCGTGATGCACGACAAATTGCTATACGCGAGTTGTTAGGCAAGGCTGGAGATAACTGCGTTGTGGAGCAACCGCTTTTTTGCACTTATGGGTATAATACGGAGGTGGGCGATAATTTTTTCCTCAACGTCAATTGCAAGCTTATGGACAGCGGGAAAATCACAATTGGAAATAACGTATTCATTGCACCAAATGTCTGCATTATAACAGAAGAACATGCAATGGATGTCAGACAACGCTTGGCAGGATTGGAGTATACCCACCCAGTAAATATCGGTGACAATGTGTGGATTTGTGCAGGAGCGATTATATTGCCGGGGGTAACTATCAGTGAGAACAGTGTAATCGGTGCAGGCAGTGTCGTTACAAAAGACATTCCGCCAAATAGTTTGGCTGTTGGCAATCCCTGCAAAATAATCCGCACACTAACAAACGAGTAGTCTTTCTTTGACTTGTATTGTCCAATCGCGATCTTGCCCTTGTGGCCAGATCGACGCTGGCAGACGCCAACAAGCAGCGGGGCTGGCGGATGTGGCAGGACCTGGGCCAAACGTTGATATGCAAGGCGCGTCCTCTTTACGCGGGGTAAGACCTGGTAAGACATTGACGACCCCACGTTACGGTGGCGTTCTGGTTGGACCGTCCTTTCTGCGTCAGGTATTCAATGATACGGAATCGGAGGTTTTGTGGCTTATCGTCGGGGCTCCCGACAAAGAATTTGAGTCCGGCAAGGTTGACTTAAGGCAGTTTTATCCGGTCGAGCCTACTCAGCTTCCTGTCGAACTGGAAGACGTCGCTTGGCCATCAAAAGAATAAAATGAGCCTAACAAGGCGCTACAGACAACGACCCGCAGCTCCCCCGACTCCGCCTATCTTTTCTCGATGCGATTCATCTCAGTATTCTATGCGGGTCGCGTCTGACCTTGAACGTTAGGCAAATATCATGAAATACTGGATTCGAATCGATAATTGTGAATTTGGCCTACGTACTTTTGGCCCACTGAGCAAAGAAGATATCGTGAGATTTTATGGTAATGAAGTCACTTCTAAAACACCCTGTTGTGCGGTTGGCGAAAATCAATGGCATGACATTATAGAAATACTGCCAGAAATCCTTGATCCGGCACAAAGGGAATTACTTAAGTCAGCTCCTGAGCCGACCGCCCCAGCAACGAATCCAAAAGATGATATCCACGAAAAAAAGCTGAGAAAGACTTTATTGTATATTGCTTGTGCCACATTGATAGCCCCATTTATTTTATGGACGGCAGCCTATCGGTGGCTTGTCGATCCGTGGGCAGCTATATTGCTTGGTGTTATATCCGCCACTTCGATTATCGTAGCATTTATCCTTTTTCAGATTCTCTTCATCACCCGGAATCGAAGCAAAAAGAGACAAGCCGCCTGACAAGGCGCTGGAGCCGACGTCCGTATCTGTCACGCATCCTGCTGTCGCAGGCCGCGAGCCAGCTATGGCCTCCGCTCACCTTTAACATTCGGTAAAAATCATGACAGACGCTAGCCTGGAGCTCCCAATCGACAAGGACGCCGCCTACAAGCACTTGTGGGCCACAACTCTTACGTGGTCGCTTGTCGGGTGTATCTACCTTGGTGCAGGTCTGTTCTTTCTCCTATGGGCATATCTGAATCGGGGAAGAATGCGACGCTGGTGTTACGAAACGAATGCCACCCTGACCCGGTCAGAACTAATCATCAGGCGGCACTCGTTCTCCAGGACGATTACTTACATACCATTCAAAAAAATCGGGCATATCACCATTACGCAAGGTCCCTACCTAAGAAAATATAAAATATGCAATATTCAGATAGGATGTAACGATCAGGCTGGCGGAAGGCTGGTCAGTCATCTTATACCTGCTGTCCCGGAAGACAAAGCAGAAGATGTTGTTTCGCTGCTCCGTAAGCGAATGGAAGCAGAAACATGAAAACCAGGAAGCCCGACAAAGCGATGCGGCCGACCCCGGTAGCTGATCTTCGACGCCAGCCAGAAACGAGGGCGATGCATCTCATCCCAAGGGTAATTCAGTGAGCGAGGTAAACTCATATGGGGGCCGGCCGACTTCGGTTTGTTTTGAGGCCAAATGTCCGATGTGTGACAAGCGCACGAAATTTCGCCTGCTCGAACTCCAACTCGGCCTCTCATCCGAATATATGATAACCGGTGTTTCGTGTGATTCGTGCCATTTCGAGGTCAGGACGTCCGATAATGAAGAAAGGCATAGACTGTTTCAGGCGTCGGAGATAAGTAAGGGACTGAAAGCCGACGAAGTCGCCGAGGTCGCACCTATCGAAGATCTGGAAGAACTTGAATCTGCAACGATTGCCAGAATACTGGCTGAATCCAGATCGTGGAAATGCCCATTCTGTAATGAATCGAACCCACCTGATTTTCTGGAATGCTGGAGCTGTCAGAAAGAACGACTTCTTGACGAAGAAACATCCAAACCAGCCTGACATGAGGTGCTGGAACCCATGCGATGAACTGTCACGTGTCATGCTTACGCATACCCTAGGCGCGTCCACTGCATAACGCATTTATAACGTCAGACTAAAGCCGTGGCTCATCCTGGACACGCCCCCCAGGCTCACGCCCAAAGATAAAGAACAGAGAGCGCAGCGACATGTTTCAGGCCCAACTGGAAGCTTCCTGACCTAGAACAGTCCGTCCCGTCCGTTACGAAGCCCTGATGTAACCTTCAGGGCTTTTTTGTGCCCTCTCGCTTTGATCCGCAGCAGGAACCTGCGTCCTCGAAAAAATCGTTCCTCCTCCTGGTCAGCCCGCATTTGCTGTTTTTCAGCGCAGCCAGATTTTCCCGAGTCCTGACCCTCTCTCCGGAATTCCGTAACCCTTTTTTGGTGAAGTGGTGCCAGAGGGCAGGATTGAACTGCCGACCAAGGGCTTATGAGTCCCCTGCTCTACCACTGAGCTACTCTTTTCGGTCTTGATCTTTTTTTGCCGTTTTCAGAGGCATTTTCAGAGGTAAATCGAAGAAAATCGAAATCGATGAAAACGGTAAAAAAGACGCTACCAATCTCAGAAATTGGCAGGGAATTGGCAGGGGAATTGCCTGAAAATATGTCCCCTGCCAATTTGAGTGCTCGCCCAAAAGCCCGCCTTTCCAAAGCCCATCCCGACTATTGGGTGAGTCGCATCTACCGGGACACTTACTCCGACGGGAACGGCAATCGCGTCGAGTTACCCGAATTTTGCGTGCGCATCCTCTTTAATGGCAAACGAGGCTATTTTCCGCTCCGTGAGGCCAACAAAGCCAAGGCATCGACCAAAGCCCGAGACATCTATGCATCGCTCGTCGCCAACGGATGGGATGTCACGCAGGCCAAGTATCATCCTGAAGCCACGAAGAAGATCATCTACCCCACGGTTGGCGAATTTCTGGACGCCGTCAAAGCCATCACCAGCGTCTCGGCCACCTGCTTTGCCACTTATTCCCGGAAATTCCGTCATGTCGTAGCGAGCGTCATGGGCATTGAGGCTCCCAAGGAAAAACGCCCTGAAATCAATCCGGTAACCGGACAACAAATGAGGAACCGCAAGACGGGTAAGCTGAAATTCCGCGTGGTCGATCTTCGCTACGACTACGTCCACGGAGGAGCCAAGAAATGGCGAGCCTCCATTGATGCCGTTCGCCTCGACAAGATCACGTCCGAGAAAGTGCAGCAGTGGATCGCCTCTCGTCTCCAGGATGTCTCCGACAACCCTGCCAAACTGGCATCAACCAAGATCACCCTCAATAGCCAGCTCAGGGCGGCAGGCAGCCTTTTCACGCCTCGCATCCTGAAGCATCTGAAACACCTCTCCCTGCCCGCTCCACTGCCCCTCGCAGACGTAGAGCGGCCACCTGCCACCCGCAAGCGTTACGTTTCTCGTGTCTCGGTAGAAATCCTCCACGCAAAGGCCGAAGCCGAACTGAAAGGTGCGACCGGAGACGACGCCGACGACCGCCAGCAAATGTTCACTATTTACCTTTTGGCCCTGTTCGCCGGCCTTCGTCGTGACGAAATCGATACACTCACATGGCAGCAGATCGACTTCGATAACGGCCGGGTTTTTGTGGAAACGAACGAACACACCACCGCCAAGAGCGAACACAGCGAGGACTTCGTCATGCTTGCGCCAGAAGTTGTCGTTCACCTCAAAGAACGCTTCAAGGCGCGTCGCTCTCAATTCGTTATCGAGTCACCCGTGGAACCCAAGCCCGGCGTCAGCTATTATCACTACCGCTGCAATCGCCTGCAAACGCGCCTCATTGAATGGCTGCGCGAAAGCACAGGGATCACGGATGACAAACCGCTCCACATGTTGCGCAAGGAGTTTGGCTCCTTCATCGCCAAAAAGTTCGGGATTTTTGCCGCCTCTGAAGCATTGAGACATGGTGATATTCGCCTCACAAGGGACTACTACCTGTCGAAAGATCGCAGAGCCACGTTTGGGCCAGCTTCGTTGAGTGCAGTCACCGCGCCAAGTGAAAGCGCTGAACCCAATGCACCAGTATCAACGTAAAATGCCTGTTCTCGTCGCCTCACGAGAAATATGAAGGCACAAAAAAGCCCTGACGGTATGCATCAGGGCTTCGCAACGAATGAGGCTGATTTGATTTCAGATCAGGAAGCAATCGGCGTGGACCCTTCACTGGCGGGAGCCGAAACAGGAGCGGTATCGCCACGAGCAGTCACCAGCCCAAATTCCTTTTTGATGTTCTGCACGCTGGGAACGGAGATGCCGAACTGAGCGGCAATCGCAGAGCCGGTCTTGCCTTCAAGGACAGCGGCCTTCACCTGCTCCTTGAGTTCAGGTGTAATCTTGGCGCGGGTCTTCTTGCCAGCGGGTTTGTCAGAGGGTGCCTTGGCGGCTCTATTCCCTCGCTTGCCACGAACACCGACAACCTGCTTCAAAACCTTGATGAAGTCATTGACATCGGAATAGCCATACTGGCTAGGAATGGCAGCAAGCTCAGCGGTGCGTTCCTGTTCGATACCGGCTGCAAGTTTGGCAATGCGAAGACGGAGTTCGGTGAGTTCTTGAATTTTTTGGACGAGCATAAGTAAAAGTTCCTTCTACAAATGTTATTTAGGTCACAAGCAAACATATTCCGGGATGAGCCGGACACATGGCATCACGCACTACTACGGCACCAGCCCCAATGCCGTGAAAACCCAAATCTGGATCGCCCTGTGCGTTTACCTCATCATCGCTATCCTTCACAAGCAACTCAACCTCCCCGGCTCTCTTTACAGAAATATACAGGTTTTGAGCGTTCATTATTTTGAAAACCTGCTCCATTATATACTTGCATGTAATCATTATTAAAACATGATAAATGCATCCTTAATCAATTGTCTATCTGGTATTTATAGCCGGACAACTGGGGATCTTTCTTCTTTACTTTAATTTTTTCCAGAAAACCCACATTTATCAATTGAACCAAGTGCCTGAAGTTTTTCGAAAATGAGCCGACTTCGTTCAAAATCAACGCCAAGCTGCATCCTTATTGTTCGCGGATCTATTGATCCACTGATTTGTACTATCTGTAGTGCTCGGACTAGCAGCGCATCCTCTTCTTCCCAATTTTGAAGCACATTCAGGTCGGTTGCCCTATATTCTTCTTCAACTGGATAGCGAGTTGCTATGGATTTCACTATATCAACTGCAATGCACGTATCAACCTTAAAGAATTCACGTCCTTCTGATACTCTATACTCATGCAGATACTCGTGGATCTCCTTTTCTGCACAAACAGAATTAGAGACTTCTTCTTGCCATACCAAAACAAAAGGTGTTGGAATTCCTGTCGCGGATGAAAGCTCCTCAATCCTCTCATAAGATGTTCGATCAGTCCTGCCGATTTTGAGTAAGCCTGGCATATGGGAGTTGCCTAATATATATATCCAGCCCGTGTTGCGTTCTGAAGTAGAGAAAGGGAGCTTATTCTTACGGATCAGATCCTCTATTCTGTTAATCAAGTTTTCTATTGGTAAATATTTCCCT harbors:
- a CDS encoding mucin, whose translation is MLVQKIQELTELRLRIAKLAAGIEQERTAELAAIPSQYGYSDVNDFIKVLKQVVGVRGKRGNRAAKAPSDKPAGKKTRAKITPELKEQVKAAVLEGKTGSAIAAQFGISVPSVQNIKKEFGLVTARGDTAPVSAPASEGSTPIAS